A section of the Etheostoma cragini isolate CJK2018 chromosome 12, CSU_Ecrag_1.0, whole genome shotgun sequence genome encodes:
- the LOC117954598 gene encoding double-stranded RNA-specific editase B2-like isoform X2 translates to MAPVHGTCSGNMERSERNLKGKSKRKRRRRRCKGKGRVPMLSTLLRPIGHWDTGQSSAEDADSLSTSSLEVKENKDDKGQVDCDLLRKYHPSTFCTTFPKRGSRALKRKQPLAEGKDRLLYQSPLTCKRAAWAVAQKNAVVQLNELRPGLRYEIVSKTGPLHAPLFSVGVEVNGFHFEGRGPTKKQAKMRAAELALRSFIQFSNAPQAHASMGNFTGTPADFTADELDIHESFLKEFEPSLMENCDLLHCNTAKNKVFYSIYNHRRLVRLTLDLFSTNPKRRALSSSLLDRLSPVALLNELRPGLRYMCMTERVHGRPMRRFVMVVRVEGRVFEGCGHSKRLAKARAAAAALQSIYNVTLGPERKGLGLHGSRARHQLPQFFAESIFHLVREKYSELTDGGLSTSSQARHKVLAGIVMTRGFDLRSAQVVSLATGTKCLDSDHVRDHSGTLRDCHAEVLSRRALVRFLYAQLELLLDPAGSEEQSIFVPNTGGGGVRLQDGVLFHMYVSSSPCGDARLNCPYETTAAYPSRRLRCHLRVKVDGGEGTLPITAPMANVNRTGVPQGKRPVTMSCTDKMAKWSVVGLQGALLSHLVEPVYLHSLTVGTLHHTGHLGRAMARRLAPVKNLLLPYRRQQLLLGCLNSSEVRPTGRAPHVSVNWTRGDGGLEEISTSTGRRKDSGTPSRLCKRSMFARWLRLQQQFKAADTTPGTYSASKMAAGRYQRAMQQFISALQGGGLGSWLRKPPELGHFNVSV, encoded by the exons GCCGAGTCCCCATGTTATCTACGCTGCTCCGCCCCATAGGACACTGGGACACTGGACAATCATCAGCTGAGGATGCCGACAGTTTAA GTACAAGCAGTTTGGAAGTAAAAGAGAACAAAGATGATAAAGGCCAGGTGGACTGTGACCTACTACGGAAGTATCACCCGTCGACCTTTTGCACAACTTTCCCCAAACGTGGATCGAGAGCTTTGAAGAGGAAACAACCGCTGGCGGAAGGGAAAGACCGGCTGCTCTACCAAAGCCCTTTGACCTGTAAGAGAGCAGCCTGGGCTGTCGCTCAGAAGAACGCGGTGGTCCAGCTGAATGAGCTCCGACCCGGTCTGCGGTACGAGATCGTGTCAAAGACTGGCCCGCTGCATGCTCCGCTGTTTTCCGTGGGCGTGGAGGTGAATGGTTTCCACTTCGAGGGCAGAGGACCAACAAAAAAGCAGGCCAAGATGAGGGCTGCAGAACTGGCTCTCCGCTCGTTCATCCAGTTCTCAAACGCCCCCCAGGCTCACGCCTCCATGGGGAACTTCACCGGCACGCCTGCGGACTTCACAGCGGATGAACTGGACATCCATGAGTCATTCCTTAAAGAGTTTGAGCCATCGCTGATGGAAAACTGTGATCTCCTGCACTGCAACACGGCGAAAAACAAGGTTTTCTACAGCATTTACAACCACAGACGACTCGTCCGACTCACACTGGACTTATTCTCCACCAATCCAAAAAGACGAGCCCTTAGCAGCTCACTGCTAGACCGCCTCAGCCCAGTGGCGCTGCTCAATGAGCTGCGACCAGGACTCAGGTACATGTGCATGACGGAGAGGGTTCACGGCAGGCCAATGAGGAGATTTGTTATGGTCGTGCGAGTGGAGGGGAGGGTTTTTGAAGGATGTGGCCACAGCAAAAGACTGGCCAAGGCTCGAGCGGCAGCAGCCGCCCTGCAGTCCATTTACAACGTAACTCTGGGACCGGAGAGGAAGGGGCTGGGCCTCCACGGCAGCAGAGCCAGACATCAGCTACCTCAG TTCTTCGCAGAGTCGATTTTCCACCTGGTGAGAGAGAAATACTCCGAGCTGACAGACGGCGGTCTCTCTACCTCCTCACAGGCCCGCCACAAAGTCCTGGCAGGGATCGTGATGACCAGGG GTTTTGACCTCAGATCAGCGCAGGTCGTGTCTCTGGCTACGGGGACTAAGTGTCTGGACTCAGACCACGTGAGAGACCATAGCGGGACGCTCAGAGACTGCCACGCTGAAGTCCTGAGCCGGAGGGCGCTGGTTCGATTCCTGTATGCtcagctggagctgctgct TGATCCAGCAGGCAGCGAGGAACAGTCGATCTTCGTACCAAACACAGGCGGCGGTGGCGTCCGGCTGCAGGACGGCGTCCTCTTCCACATGTACGTCAGCTCGTCGCCGTGCGGAGACGCTCGACTCAACTGTCCCTACGAGACCACAGCTGCAT ATCCCAGCAGGAGGCTCCGCTGTCACCTCAGGGTGAAGGTGGACGGAGGCGAGGGGACGCTGCCCATCACAGCGCCAATGGCCAATGTGAACCGGACCGGTGTACCGCAGGGCAAACGTCCCGTCACCATGTCCTGCACTGACAAGATGGCAAA GTGGAGCGTTGTGGGCCTCCAGGGGGCCCTCCTGTCTCACCTGGTGGAGCCAGTTTACCTGCACAGCCTGACGGTGGGGACGCTCCACCACACGGGTCACCTGGGCCGGGCCATGGCACGGCGCCTCGCGCCCGTCAAGAACCTGCTGCTCCCGTACCGACGACAGCAACTGCTGCTCGGCT GTCTGAACAGCAGCGAGGTTCGGCCGACAGGACGGGCGCCGCATGTCAGCGTGAACTGGACCCGTGGTGACGGAGGCCTGGAGGAGATCAGCACCTCCACTGGAAGGAGGAAGGACTCTGGGACGCCGTCACGGCTCTGCAAGCGCTCCATGTTCGCACGCTGGctgaggctgcagcagcag TTTAAAGCTGCAGACACCACTCCAGGGACCTATTCTGCTTCCAAGATGGCTGCCGGACGATACCAAAGGGCAATGCAGCAGTTCATCAGCGCTCTGCAGGGTGGGGGACTGGGATCATGGCTCAGAAAACCTCCAGAACTTGGTCACTTCAACGTCAGTGTgtga
- the LOC117954598 gene encoding double-stranded RNA-specific editase B2-like isoform X1 — MAPVHGTCSGNMERSERNLKGKSKRKRRRRRCKGKGRVPMLSTLLRPIGHWDTGQSSAEDADSLSTSSLEVKENKDDKGQVDCDLLRKYHPSTFCTTFPKRGSRALKRKQPLAEGKDRLLYQSPLTCKRAAWAVAQKNAVVQLNELRPGLRYEIVSKTGPLHAPLFSVGVEVNGFHFEGRGPTKKQAKMRAAELALRSFIQFSNAPQAHASMGNFTGTPADFTADELDIHESFLKEFEPSLMENCDLLHCNTAKNKVFYSIYNHRRLVRLTLDLFSTNPKRRALSSSLLDRLSPVALLNELRPGLRYMCMTERVHGRPMRRFVMVVRVEGRVFEGCGHSKRLAKARAAAAALQSIYNVTLGPERKGLGLHGSRARHQLPQFFAESIFHLVREKYSELTDGGLSTSSQARHKVLAGIVMTRGFDLRSAQVVSLATGTKCLDSDHVRDHSGTLRDCHAEVLSRRALVRFLYAQLELLLDPAGSEEQSIFVPNTGGGGVRLQDGVLFHMYVSSSPCGDARLNCPYETTAAYPSRRLRCHLRVKVDGGEGTLPITAPMANVNRTGVPQGKRPVTMSCTDKMAKWSVVGLQGALLSHLVEPVYLHSLTVGTLHHTGHLGRAMARRLAPVKNLLLPYRRQQLLLGCLNSSEVRPTGRAPHVSVNWTRGDGGLEEISTSTGRRKDSGTPSRLCKRSMFARWLRLQQQSQFKAADTTPGTYSASKMAAGRYQRAMQQFISALQGGGLGSWLRKPPELGHFNVSV, encoded by the exons GCCGAGTCCCCATGTTATCTACGCTGCTCCGCCCCATAGGACACTGGGACACTGGACAATCATCAGCTGAGGATGCCGACAGTTTAA GTACAAGCAGTTTGGAAGTAAAAGAGAACAAAGATGATAAAGGCCAGGTGGACTGTGACCTACTACGGAAGTATCACCCGTCGACCTTTTGCACAACTTTCCCCAAACGTGGATCGAGAGCTTTGAAGAGGAAACAACCGCTGGCGGAAGGGAAAGACCGGCTGCTCTACCAAAGCCCTTTGACCTGTAAGAGAGCAGCCTGGGCTGTCGCTCAGAAGAACGCGGTGGTCCAGCTGAATGAGCTCCGACCCGGTCTGCGGTACGAGATCGTGTCAAAGACTGGCCCGCTGCATGCTCCGCTGTTTTCCGTGGGCGTGGAGGTGAATGGTTTCCACTTCGAGGGCAGAGGACCAACAAAAAAGCAGGCCAAGATGAGGGCTGCAGAACTGGCTCTCCGCTCGTTCATCCAGTTCTCAAACGCCCCCCAGGCTCACGCCTCCATGGGGAACTTCACCGGCACGCCTGCGGACTTCACAGCGGATGAACTGGACATCCATGAGTCATTCCTTAAAGAGTTTGAGCCATCGCTGATGGAAAACTGTGATCTCCTGCACTGCAACACGGCGAAAAACAAGGTTTTCTACAGCATTTACAACCACAGACGACTCGTCCGACTCACACTGGACTTATTCTCCACCAATCCAAAAAGACGAGCCCTTAGCAGCTCACTGCTAGACCGCCTCAGCCCAGTGGCGCTGCTCAATGAGCTGCGACCAGGACTCAGGTACATGTGCATGACGGAGAGGGTTCACGGCAGGCCAATGAGGAGATTTGTTATGGTCGTGCGAGTGGAGGGGAGGGTTTTTGAAGGATGTGGCCACAGCAAAAGACTGGCCAAGGCTCGAGCGGCAGCAGCCGCCCTGCAGTCCATTTACAACGTAACTCTGGGACCGGAGAGGAAGGGGCTGGGCCTCCACGGCAGCAGAGCCAGACATCAGCTACCTCAG TTCTTCGCAGAGTCGATTTTCCACCTGGTGAGAGAGAAATACTCCGAGCTGACAGACGGCGGTCTCTCTACCTCCTCACAGGCCCGCCACAAAGTCCTGGCAGGGATCGTGATGACCAGGG GTTTTGACCTCAGATCAGCGCAGGTCGTGTCTCTGGCTACGGGGACTAAGTGTCTGGACTCAGACCACGTGAGAGACCATAGCGGGACGCTCAGAGACTGCCACGCTGAAGTCCTGAGCCGGAGGGCGCTGGTTCGATTCCTGTATGCtcagctggagctgctgct TGATCCAGCAGGCAGCGAGGAACAGTCGATCTTCGTACCAAACACAGGCGGCGGTGGCGTCCGGCTGCAGGACGGCGTCCTCTTCCACATGTACGTCAGCTCGTCGCCGTGCGGAGACGCTCGACTCAACTGTCCCTACGAGACCACAGCTGCAT ATCCCAGCAGGAGGCTCCGCTGTCACCTCAGGGTGAAGGTGGACGGAGGCGAGGGGACGCTGCCCATCACAGCGCCAATGGCCAATGTGAACCGGACCGGTGTACCGCAGGGCAAACGTCCCGTCACCATGTCCTGCACTGACAAGATGGCAAA GTGGAGCGTTGTGGGCCTCCAGGGGGCCCTCCTGTCTCACCTGGTGGAGCCAGTTTACCTGCACAGCCTGACGGTGGGGACGCTCCACCACACGGGTCACCTGGGCCGGGCCATGGCACGGCGCCTCGCGCCCGTCAAGAACCTGCTGCTCCCGTACCGACGACAGCAACTGCTGCTCGGCT GTCTGAACAGCAGCGAGGTTCGGCCGACAGGACGGGCGCCGCATGTCAGCGTGAACTGGACCCGTGGTGACGGAGGCCTGGAGGAGATCAGCACCTCCACTGGAAGGAGGAAGGACTCTGGGACGCCGTCACGGCTCTGCAAGCGCTCCATGTTCGCACGCTGGctgaggctgcagcagcag TCTCAGTTTAAAGCTGCAGACACCACTCCAGGGACCTATTCTGCTTCCAAGATGGCTGCCGGACGATACCAAAGGGCAATGCAGCAGTTCATCAGCGCTCTGCAGGGTGGGGGACTGGGATCATGGCTCAGAAAACCTCCAGAACTTGGTCACTTCAACGTCAGTGTgtga